The Bdellovibrionota bacterium region ACCCCGCGATTGAACGAAGCGATCATCTCCACAAGACCGATCGAGTTGATGTCATACACCGACGAAGCCCCCGGTTGATCGCCGATCGACGCGGGATCTCCCGTAATCGCCAGAATGGATTCCATTCCCACCGTTTGCGCGCCCAACAACGCCGACTGAAGCGCAATCGTGTTTTTGTCCCGGCAGGTCAAATGCAAAATGATCGGCAATTCCACTCGCTCCCGAAGCAGGCGGGAAAAGATGACGTTGTCCATTTTCACCGTAGCCAACGTATTGTCCGGTACATTGAGGGCGTCCGCGCCCGCCGTCGCCATCATCCTTGCCCCCTCGATGGCCGGTTTCACGTCCTGACTCCGCGGCGGTTCGATTTCAACGGCGACAAAAGGCTCCGGGCGATGGAAAAACGCCATGAACTTCTCGCCCCCCTTGCGTTCGACCGGCATCTCGACCGGAGTGGCAAAAACTTTTTTCCCGACTTTTTGACGTTGCCGCGGTTTCATCCCCTGGATCGAGGCGACGAGAGCTTTAATGTGTTCGGGCGTCGTTCCGCAGCAACCGCCGATCAGATTCGCCCCCGCTTCCACCAGTTCCCGAGCTTTAGTTCCAAAATAGCGGGGCGAAGCGCCATAGACATAACGCCCGTCCTGCTGCTCGGCATATCCGGCGTTGGGAAAAACCGAGATCGGTAACTCCGTTACCTTGGCCTGCCGTTCGACAACGCTTACGAGAAGATGCGGCCCGGATCGGCAATTTGAACCGATGACATGGGCGCCACCCAACACCAAGCTCTGTACGGCCCGCTCTGTGGGCAGACCCATTTCAGTCGTGCCCCCCTCGCCGTAAGCCATTTGGCAAATGATGGGAAGATCGAGTCCCCGCGCGGCGGAAAGGGCCAGTTCGAGTTCCTTTAGATACGTGAACGTCTCGAGGATGAGAACATCGGCCCCCCCTTCGACCAACGCCTCCATCGCTTCTCGGAAAAATCCTCGAACTTCGTCATCCGTATATTCATCGAGCTCCTGTTTCCGTCGAACGAGCGGCCCGACCGAACCGGCGACAAAGCGATCCTCCCCCGCGACCTCCCTCCCCAGTTGCGCCGCCCGTCCGGCCATGTCGCGAACCTGACTCTCCAAACCGAATTTCTTTTGTTTAGGGTAATTTGCACAAAAAGAATTTGTTTCAATAAGTTGAGCGCCGACATCGAGATATTCCTTCATGATCTCCCGAACGATGTCCGGGCGCGTGAGATTGAGTTGTTCGTAGCTAATGTCCGTGCCGACGTCGAGACGATTCAGTTGCGTGCCGACGGCCCCATCGCCGATCATTACCTCCGCTCGTAAACGATCGAGAAACTGTTGGCCGCGGGGAGTCATAAGAGAGGCAATATCAAATCATGTCCGCCGTTCGCCGTCAGCTTTCGCTCGCAGCGTGCAGGAAGAACGGAAAATCCATCTCGTAATGCACGCGCGTCGAGACCGCCATCAACAGAGATTTGACCCTAATGACGCTTAGTGTTAAACGCGGCTTGGTACCGCACGGCGGCAGAAAACGGATATAGCGCAAATGAAACGCCAATGATTTCTATCCACTACCTTCCGTTCATGAACGATTGGTGGCGGCGCTTACGGCGAATTACCTCTACGACGAGCATAGGCTTGCCGTTTGTGGCGCTTGCAGCAATTTTTCCGGGAATTGTCTCGGCAGATCCTGCGAAACCACCTTCAGAGGCGAAACTCGTTCCGGACCTAGTGGTTCATTCTCAGCTCTTTGAAGAAAAAGAGGACTTTCCCGAGAAATTGATCGGTGCGCTCAAGGAACTCCGTACCCATCAAGAAATCGGCCGAATCATACTTCTCCATCCCACAAGACAAGCGCCACCCAGACTCAATCACGAGCTGTCGACACTTTGGCCTGAATCCCGGACGGAGAATAATCGCAAGAATGTAGCTCGTTCTTCCAATGACATTGAATCGAGACTGAGGAGCGCGTTGGGAGACATCGACGTTGTCTATCCTGCGGTTTCCGGCCCTTACACGATTCCGATTCTGTCAAAAAGCAAATATGCGTGGCTTGTTCCTTGGGGGGAACTCAAACCAGGAGCGAACACTATATTTATGGGGGAGATTTTGAAACGGGTCCGAAAACGCCATGAAAAGCGAAATAGCGGGACGAGGGAGGACGCGAATGTGAACGTTGCACGGGTTCGAGAAAACCCATCAACCGCGATTCGTCGAGCGCTCGCACTCGAACCATGGCAAGAGGCCACGGTGGATTTTCACACGGAATCTGCAAGATACGTTCGACGAAAGCCGATCGTCAGCGCACTGCCAAAGACGATTGAGGGGAAAACAGAGAAAGATTCCACTCCCGACCCGCCGGAAACCGCACCTAAGATACCTTCGCGACCCGCATGGCAGACGAAATTAGTGCCGCTTGAGTTCGATGAGGGGAAAGCGGGAGAAATCGAACGATTTGTCGTGTTCCATCCGTCGTGGTCGAAGGAAGACCAAATCGTTAAGGCGTTTCCGAAAGCGAAAGAGCATCCGAGGTTAGTGCGCGCTGCGCTCGAAAAATTTGGCGTGGGAAGCGACGCATCGAAGGAACTCTGGTCAAAGCGGGTCTACGAAATTCCTCAAGCGATTCGGATTCGCCTGAGAAACTATATCGAACAAGGAAACCTGCCCGAAGATATTCAGTCCTATTTTCCCGAACTCACTCCCACCGATATCGAATATTTTCGACGAACTGATCCCGGTCCACCGGAAAAAATTATCGAGCAGTTTGTCATGGAACATTCACCGATTCGCAACCCGGGCAAGGTCATCGGTACGATGCAAGCAAAACCTGAACTGATGACCGTCATCGGTCGGGTTCGCGAACCGACGGCGGCCGCCAAGAAAGCGCTCGCCAAATTCGGTCTCGATAAAGATATCCCGACCGGTCATCTGAGACGGCGCCTTTCCTCCCTTAAGTTTAGTCCCGAGGAACAAGGAGAGATTCTTCAACTCCACGGCAAAGGAACCAATGACGAACAAATCGCGAAGTACTTGAGTGAATCGCGAAAAACAAAAACGCTTCCGTCGGTCACCTCAGTGGATATCTGGGCGGCATGGAAGATCGCGCAGGAGAATTCGACGAGCAAACCAGTCACCGTCGTGAACGAACGTCCGAAGGTAAAGCCGAATGAAACTTCTTTTGATCGCGTTCGTCCGACAGCGGCGTTACCGGAAACGGATCGGCTCGGTCTCGCAGAAGTCCTACTGGTGCCTTCCGGAGCTACGCCCGAATGGGATACTCACGCCCGCCGACAGATGGCGGTAAAAATATTGGGCAGAGATCCCACCCCAGAAGTGGAGTGGCCGGCCATTGAGAAATCCCACAAGACCAAGGGAAAACGGAAAAAACATCGAATCCTCACGAACGAGGGCGGCTTTCCCCCCGAAATTGCATGGGAACTGATCAAGGAGTATGTGGCCGGCGATCGGCCCAAGACGCAAAAGGATCTGGATTCAAAGCGGCGGATTGAAGAAAAGGCGCAACTTTCCGCTCTCGAAAAAGATCTACACGACCTTTCCATCGAATTTACGACTGAAAGGGATGCGCGGCGCGCGTACGACCAAATCGTTTCACTCGCAAGAACGCACAAGCGGAAACTTCGCGAAATTCCTGCACCGGAGCTTTCGGAGAGAATCGCCCTGCTGGATCGAGACTACACCGAAAAGGTCCGGCGGATTGGACGCGCGTATATCGATGAGAATTGGGAGAGATTGCGGGAGCTGAACCTGGAGGCGCAAGAAACGCTGTCCAAGCTGATCGACGCGCGTCTTTCGCGCGCCCGACAACTCTTGGAGCGGGGGAATCTTCCAGCCGCTCAAAAAACCCTCGCGGGCGCCGCTTCGGCCGCGCGCAACTTGGTCGTCGAGGCTTTCTTGGAGCGGGGTCGCGAAGGGAGCGACGATCTTCGGAAAGATCTCACGCAATTCCGCCGGCGTGCACGAGGGGAACTCGGAGTGCCGGGACGGGTCCTGCGAGAATCGGTCAGCGGCAAGACGCAACTTCGGATGGGACGTTACCGAAAGGTGAAGACGAAACTCCCGTCGGGCGAAATCGTAGATGAGCCCGTTCTGGTGCGTGTTCGCGC contains the following coding sequences:
- a CDS encoding bifunctional homocysteine S-methyltransferase/methylenetetrahydrofolate reductase produces the protein MTPRGQQFLDRLRAEVMIGDGAVGTQLNRLDVGTDISYEQLNLTRPDIVREIMKEYLDVGAQLIETNSFCANYPKQKKFGLESQVRDMAGRAAQLGREVAGEDRFVAGSVGPLVRRKQELDEYTDDEVRGFFREAMEALVEGGADVLILETFTYLKELELALSAARGLDLPIICQMAYGEGGTTEMGLPTERAVQSLVLGGAHVIGSNCRSGPHLLVSVVERQAKVTELPISVFPNAGYAEQQDGRYVYGASPRYFGTKARELVEAGANLIGGCCGTTPEHIKALVASIQGMKPRQRQKVGKKVFATPVEMPVERKGGEKFMAFFHRPEPFVAVEIEPPRSQDVKPAIEGARMMATAGADALNVPDNTLATVKMDNVIFSRLLRERVELPIILHLTCRDKNTIALQSALLGAQTVGMESILAITGDPASIGDQPGASSVYDINSIGLVEMIASFNRGV